In a genomic window of Akkermansia massiliensis:
- the coaD gene encoding pantetheine-phosphate adenylyltransferase — MKRIAVYAGSFDPLTNGHLWMIKQGARMFDELIVAIGDNPDKHYTFSHEERMTMLRVALSDMPDVRIAEFHNRFLVDFANEHGATFMLRGIRSTQDYEYERVMRHINADMAPKVCTVFLMPPRDTAELSSSMIKGLIGPEGWESQVSRYVPHNVFAMLKEKYREVFPRS; from the coding sequence ATGAAGCGCATCGCCGTGTATGCCGGTAGTTTTGACCCTCTGACCAATGGTCACTTATGGATGATCAAGCAGGGGGCGAGGATGTTTGATGAGCTGATTGTGGCCATAGGCGACAATCCGGACAAGCACTACACGTTTTCCCATGAGGAACGCATGACCATGCTGCGGGTGGCGCTTTCCGACATGCCGGACGTGCGCATTGCCGAGTTCCACAACCGCTTTCTGGTGGATTTTGCCAACGAACACGGGGCCACGTTCATGCTGCGCGGCATCCGTTCCACGCAGGATTATGAATATGAACGCGTGATGCGCCATATTAATGCGGACATGGCTCCCAAGGTCTGCACGGTGTTCCTGATGCCTCCGCGGGATACGGCGGAACTGTCCTCCAGCATGATCAAGGGGCTGATTGGCCCGGAAGGCTGGGAAAGCCAGGTAAGCCGCTATGTCCCCCACAATGTATTCGCCATGCTGAAGGAGAAGTACCGGGAAGTTTTCCCGCGTTCCTAG
- a CDS encoding UTP--glucose-1-phosphate uridylyltransferase, which yields MSTFTPFEEKMESAGVPAAAVKAFSRCYEALVSNHSGMIPEMDIQPADQVEDWQDITASTPAADKDLISQCVCIKLNGGLGTSMGLQKAKSLLKVKGEDTFLDLIVRQVKHLRSISGTPVRLLLMNSFSTSADTLAYLEKYASDGFADPAQVELMQNRVPKILADGLAPASCPEQPELEWCPPGHGDLYPALLGSGWLDRLLADGVKYAFVSNSDNLGAQLDMNFLRWFAESGAPFVMEVTRRTEADKKGGHLAVRKADGHLILREVAQCPDADIPEFQNISKHRYFNTNTLWIRLDALKEILDANGGVLPLPMIRNSKTLNPRDPESAPVYQLETAMGAGIECFPGARAVNVPRSRFFPVKTTSDLLLLRSDAIAVDEDGKVALAPEREGKTPVVDLDSKLYKLVDSLDSLGLPSLIGLDKLTLRGRFHFQDGAVLQGTLLMENDSEETKEILPGVYAGA from the coding sequence ATGAGTACGTTCACTCCTTTTGAAGAAAAGATGGAGTCCGCCGGCGTTCCGGCCGCAGCCGTCAAAGCTTTCTCCCGCTGTTACGAAGCTCTCGTCTCCAACCACTCCGGCATGATTCCGGAAATGGACATCCAGCCCGCCGACCAGGTGGAGGACTGGCAGGACATCACGGCCTCCACCCCCGCGGCGGACAAGGACCTGATCTCCCAGTGCGTGTGCATCAAGCTCAACGGCGGCCTCGGCACGAGCATGGGCCTCCAGAAGGCGAAAAGCCTGCTGAAGGTAAAGGGTGAAGATACGTTCCTGGACTTGATCGTCCGGCAGGTGAAGCACCTGCGCTCCATCTCCGGCACGCCCGTGCGCCTTCTGCTGATGAACTCCTTCTCCACCAGCGCGGATACGCTGGCCTACCTGGAGAAATACGCGTCTGACGGCTTTGCGGACCCCGCCCAGGTGGAGCTGATGCAGAACCGCGTTCCCAAAATCCTGGCGGACGGGCTCGCCCCGGCCAGTTGCCCGGAACAGCCGGAACTGGAATGGTGCCCGCCCGGCCACGGTGACCTGTACCCGGCGCTGCTGGGCTCCGGCTGGCTGGACCGCCTGCTGGCGGACGGCGTCAAATACGCCTTCGTCTCCAACTCCGACAATCTGGGCGCACAGCTTGACATGAACTTCCTGCGCTGGTTTGCGGAGAGCGGCGCCCCCTTCGTCATGGAAGTCACCCGCCGCACGGAGGCGGACAAGAAAGGCGGCCACCTGGCCGTCAGGAAGGCGGACGGCCACTTGATCCTGCGGGAAGTTGCCCAGTGCCCGGATGCGGACATTCCCGAATTCCAGAACATCTCCAAGCACCGCTATTTCAATACCAACACGCTCTGGATACGCCTGGACGCCCTCAAGGAAATCCTGGACGCCAACGGCGGCGTGCTCCCTCTGCCCATGATCCGGAACAGCAAGACGCTCAACCCCCGCGACCCGGAATCCGCCCCGGTGTACCAGCTGGAAACGGCCATGGGCGCGGGCATCGAGTGCTTCCCCGGCGCAAGGGCCGTCAACGTTCCGCGTTCCCGGTTCTTCCCCGTCAAGACCACGTCCGACCTGCTCCTGCTGCGTTCGGACGCCATCGCCGTGGATGAAGACGGCAAGGTGGCCCTGGCTCCGGAACGGGAAGGAAAAACTCCCGTTGTGGACCTGGACTCCAAGCTGTACAAGCTGGTGGACTCCCTGGACAGCCTGGGCCTGCCTTCCCTGATCGGGCTGGACAAGCTGACCCTGCGCGGCCGCTTCCACTTCCAGGACGGAGCCGTTCTCCAGGGCACGCTGCTGATGGAAAACGATTCCGAAGAAACGAAGGAAATCCTCCCGGGCGTTTATGCCGGAGCCTGA
- a CDS encoding peptide chain release factor family protein, with the protein MVRPEKLAALQERMEALGIREQDLEESFVRGSGRGGQKVNKTNNCVYLKHIPTGIAVKCHVDRSRELNRFLARRELCDAVEQMQTGRCAARARVIQRMRRQKDRRRRRRSSPPAPSPDNE; encoded by the coding sequence ATGGTAAGGCCTGAAAAACTGGCCGCTCTCCAGGAGCGGATGGAAGCCCTGGGCATCCGTGAACAGGATCTGGAGGAAAGCTTTGTCCGCGGAAGCGGGCGCGGCGGCCAGAAGGTGAATAAAACCAACAACTGCGTTTATCTCAAGCACATCCCCACGGGAATCGCCGTCAAATGCCACGTGGACAGGTCCCGCGAGCTCAACCGCTTTCTGGCGCGCAGGGAACTGTGCGACGCGGTGGAACAAATGCAAACGGGCCGATGCGCCGCGAGAGCCCGCGTCATCCAGCGCATGCGCCGGCAGAAGGACCGTAGAAGACGCAGGCGTTCCAGTCCTCCGGCTCCCTCTCCGGACAACGAATAA